In Salvelinus alpinus chromosome 20, SLU_Salpinus.1, whole genome shotgun sequence, a genomic segment contains:
- the LOC139546905 gene encoding sodium-driven chloride bicarbonate exchanger-like isoform X1 gives MDIKDQGAQMEPLLPTVSTPGRRSVRNDEEAVVDRGGTRSMLKTNFEKEELEGHRTLYIGVHVPLGRKSHRRHRHHGHRHRKRSRERDSGVEDGRESPTYNTPSQRVQFLLGTEDDDEEHIPHDLFTELDEICLKDGEEAEWRETARWLKFEEDVEDGGERWSKPYVATLSLHSLFELRSCILNGVVLLDMRANSVEEVADMVLDQQETTGPLGEEVRRKVREALLKTHHHQNQKKLANRIPIVRSFADIGKKQSEPHSMDKNGQAISPQTSLPVPNDGKAEVSRENSAVDFSKIDLHFMKKIPPGAEASNVLVGEAEFLDKPVVAFVRLSPAVMLNGLAEVPIVTRFLFILLGPLGKGPQYHEIGRSIATLMTDEVFHDVAYKAKDRNDLIAGIDEFLDQVTVLPPGEWDPSIRIEPPKNVPSQEKRRSAAQCGTDPGDEEEEDEGHGGPELQRTGRFCGGLLLDIKRKAPHYLSDYTDAVSLQCLASFLFLYCACMSPVITFGGLLGEATEGRISAIESLFGASMTGIAYSLFAGQPLTILGSTGPVLVFEKILYKFCKEYGLSYLSLRTCIGLWTAFLCLVLVATDASSLVCYITRFTEEAFASLICIIFIYEALEKLIHLGEHYPINMNNNLDKLTQYSCSCVEPPDPSNATVRYWEQNNITASEVYWEALEVKDCMEKRGEFVGSACGPHGPYIPDVLFWSVVLFFSTVFMSAFLKEFKFSRYFPTKLRAVISDFAVFITIFTMVLVDYALGVPSPKLKVPSVFKPTRDDRGWLISPLGGNPWWTTIVTVIPALLCTILIFMDQQITAVIINRKEHKLKKGCGYHLDLFVVGVMLGVCSIMGLPWFVAATVLSISHVNSLKLESECSAPGEQPKFLGIREQRFTGLMIFLLMGCSVFMTSVLQYIPMPVLYGVFLYMGASSLRGIQLFDRLKLFGMPAKHQPDFIYLRHVPLRKVHLFTIIQLSCLVMLWVIKTSNYAIVFPMMVLALVFIRKLMDCFFTKREMSWLDDLMPESKKKKLEDAEEEEEEQSILGEEDGVVQVPLEGYQKSESALNITDEMSKDSFGNTWNVNSDNSKKELDSKSLSKNSGRKQKKRRKMQKGCFDRESSL, from the exons AGAAATGATGAAGAGGCTGTGGTGGACAGAGGTGGAACCCGGTCCATGCTGAAAACCAACTTTGAAAAGGAGGAACTCGAAG GTCACAGGACACTCTACATCGGGGTACATGTCCCCCTGGGAAGGAAGAGCCATCGGAGGCATCGGCATCATGGACATAGACACAGGAAGAGGAGCAGGGAGCGGGACTCTGGAGTGGAGGACGGAAGAGAGTCTCCCACATACA ACACGCCATCCCAGAGAGTGCAGTTCCTCCTGGGCACAGAGGATGACGATGAGGAGCACATCCCCCATGACCTCTTCACTGAGCTGGACGAGATCTGCCTGAAAGACGGAGAGGAAGCAGAGTGGAGGGAAACCGCCAG GTGGCTGAAGTTTGAGGAGGatgtggaggatggaggggagcgCTGGAGTAAGCCCTACGTGGCCACGCTGTCCCTGCACAGCCTGTTCGAGCTGCGCAGCTGCATCCTCAATGGCGTCGTGCTGCTTGACATGAGGGCCAACTCCGTGGAGGAGGTAGCAG ACATGGTGTTGGACCAGCAGGAGACCACAGGTCCACTGGgggaagaggtgaggaggaagGTGAGAGAGGCCCTCCTCAAAACGCACCATCACCAGAACCAGAAGAAGTTGGCCAACCGCATCCCCATTGTCCGCTCCTTCGCTGACATTGGCAAGAAGCAGTCCGAGCCCCACTCCATGGACAAGAACG GTCAGGCGATTTCTCCCCAGACCTCTCTGCCCGTCCCCAATGATGGCAAAGCTGAAGTGAGCAGAGAGAACAGCGCTGTGGACTTCAGTAAG ATAGACCTCCATTTCATGAAGAAGATTCCGCCGGGAGCGGAAGCGTCCAACGTGTTGGTGGGCGAGGCGGAGTTCCTAGACAAGCCTGTGGTGGCGTTTGTACGCCTCTCACCTGCGGTCATGCTCAACGGGCTGGCTGAGGTCCCCATCGTTACCAG GTTCTTGTTCATTCTGCTGGGGCCTCTTGGGAAAGGGCCACAGTACCATGAGATTGGCCGGTCCATTGCAACTCTCATGACAGACGAG GTTTTCCATGATGTCGCCTACAAAGCAAAGGACCGCAATGATCTGATTGCTGGAATCGATGAGTTCCTTGACCAAGTGACTGTCCTGCCACCGGGGGAGTGGGATCCCTCTATAAGAATAGAGCCACCAAAAAACGTACCGTCTCAA gagaagaggaggagtgcAGCACAGTGCGGCACAGACCCaggggatgaagaggaggaggacgagggacATGGGGGTCCGGAGCTGCAGCGGACAGGACG ATTCTGTGGTGGTCTCCTGTTGGACATCAAACGCAAGGCGCCACACTACCTGTCTGACTACACAGACGCTGTCAGCCTGCAGTGCTTGGCCTCCTTTCTCTTCCTGTACTGTGCATGCATGTCGCCTGTCATCACGTTCGGGGGCCTACTAGGAGAGGCAACAGAAGGACGCATA AGTGCAATCGAATCGCTTTTTGGCGCCTCAATGACGGGAATAGCCTATTCCCTGTTTGCTGGCCAGCCACTCACCATTTTGGGCAGCACAGGGCCTGTACTGGTGTTTGAGAAGATATTGTACAAATTCTGCAA GGAGTATGGATTATCCTACCTCTCACTGAGAACCTGTATAGGGCTGTGGACAGCGTTCCTCTGCCTGGTCCTAGTGGCCACAGACGCCAGCTCCCTGGTCTGTTACATCACACGCTTCACAGAGGAGGCCTTCGCCTCGCTCATCTGCATCATCTTCATCTACGAGGCCTTGGAGAAGCTCATCCACCTGGGGGAACACTACCCCATCAACATGAATAACAACCTGGACAAACTCACACAGTACTC GTGTTCATGTGTTGAACCTCCGGATCCAAGCAATGCCACCGTACGGTACTGGGAGCAGAACAACATCACTGCTTCTGAGGTGTACTGGGAGGCACTCGAGGTTAAG GACTGcatggagaaaagaggagagtttGTGGGCAGTGCCTGTGGCCCTCACGGACCCTATATTCCAGATGTTCTCTTCTGGTCCGTGGTTCTCTTCTTCTCCACTGTCTTCATGTCAGCTTTCCTCAAAGAGTTCAAGTTCAGCCGTTACTTCCCCACCAAG TTGAGAGCTGTCATCAGTGACTTTGCTGTGTTCATCACCATCTTTACCATGGTACTGGTGGACTACGCCTTAGGGGTCCCATCTCCAAAACTAAAAGTCCCCAGTGTGTTCAAG CCGACTAGAGATGACCGTGGTTGGTTGATCAGCCCGTTAGGCGGCAACCCTTGGTGGACCACCATCGTAACAGTgatccctgctctgctctgcactATCCTCATCTTCATGGACCAACAGATCACCGCTGTCATCATCAACAGGAAGGAGCACAAACTAAAG AAAGGCTGTGGGTACCATTTGGACTTGTTTGTGGTGGGTGTCATGCTGGGGGTATGTTCCATCATGGGTTTGCCCTGGTTCGTGGCTGCCACCGTGCTCTCCATCTCCCACGTCAACAGTCTGAAGCTGGAGTCGGAGTGCTCGGCCCCCGGGGAACAACCCAAGTTCCTGGGAATCCGCGAGCAGCGCTTCACTGGCCTCATGATCTTCCTACTCATGGGCTGCTCGGTGTTCATGACCTCTGTGCTCCAG TACATTCCCATGCCTGTGTTGTATGGAGTATTCCTGTACATGGGAGCATCTTCGCTCAGAGGAATACAG TTATTTGACCGTCTGAAGCTGTTTGGCATGCCAGCCAAGCACCAGCCTGACTTCATCTACCTGAGACACGTTCCCCTGAGGAAGGTCCATCTCTTCACCATCATCCAACTCAGCTGCCTGGTCATGCTCTGGGTCATCAAGACCTCCAATTATGCCATCGTCTTCCCCATGATG GTGTTGGCTCTGGTGTTCATTAGGAAACTGATGGATTGCTTCTTCACCAAGAGAGAGATGAGCTGGCTGGATGATCTAATGCCAGAGAGTAAGAAGAAGAAACTGGAGGATGCTGAAGAAGAG GAGGAGGAGCAAAGTATTTTGGGAGAGGAAGATGGAGTAGTGCAAGTGCCGTTAGAAGGATATCAAAA GAGTGAATCCGCACTCAACATCACTGATGAAATGTCCAAAGACTCTTTTGGAAACACGTGGAATGTCAACTCTGACAACTCTAAAAAAGAGCTAGACTCAAAAAG CTTATCCAAGAACAGTGGAAGGAAACAAAAGAAAAGAAGAAAGATGCAGAAGGGCTGCTTCGACAGGGAGTCAAGTTTATGA
- the LOC139546905 gene encoding sodium-driven chloride bicarbonate exchanger-like isoform X2: MHSAGGLDPNSRFYSLKRNDEEAVVDRGGTRSMLKTNFEKEELEGHRTLYIGVHVPLGRKSHRRHRHHGHRHRKRSRERDSGVEDGRESPTYNTPSQRVQFLLGTEDDDEEHIPHDLFTELDEICLKDGEEAEWRETARWLKFEEDVEDGGERWSKPYVATLSLHSLFELRSCILNGVVLLDMRANSVEEVADMVLDQQETTGPLGEEVRRKVREALLKTHHHQNQKKLANRIPIVRSFADIGKKQSEPHSMDKNGQAISPQTSLPVPNDGKAEVSRENSAVDFSKIDLHFMKKIPPGAEASNVLVGEAEFLDKPVVAFVRLSPAVMLNGLAEVPIVTRFLFILLGPLGKGPQYHEIGRSIATLMTDEVFHDVAYKAKDRNDLIAGIDEFLDQVTVLPPGEWDPSIRIEPPKNVPSQEKRRSAAQCGTDPGDEEEEDEGHGGPELQRTGRFCGGLLLDIKRKAPHYLSDYTDAVSLQCLASFLFLYCACMSPVITFGGLLGEATEGRISAIESLFGASMTGIAYSLFAGQPLTILGSTGPVLVFEKILYKFCKEYGLSYLSLRTCIGLWTAFLCLVLVATDASSLVCYITRFTEEAFASLICIIFIYEALEKLIHLGEHYPINMNNNLDKLTQYSCSCVEPPDPSNATVRYWEQNNITASEVYWEALEVKDCMEKRGEFVGSACGPHGPYIPDVLFWSVVLFFSTVFMSAFLKEFKFSRYFPTKLRAVISDFAVFITIFTMVLVDYALGVPSPKLKVPSVFKPTRDDRGWLISPLGGNPWWTTIVTVIPALLCTILIFMDQQITAVIINRKEHKLKKGCGYHLDLFVVGVMLGVCSIMGLPWFVAATVLSISHVNSLKLESECSAPGEQPKFLGIREQRFTGLMIFLLMGCSVFMTSVLQYIPMPVLYGVFLYMGASSLRGIQLFDRLKLFGMPAKHQPDFIYLRHVPLRKVHLFTIIQLSCLVMLWVIKTSNYAIVFPMMVLALVFIRKLMDCFFTKREMSWLDDLMPESKKKKLEDAEEEEEEQSILGEEDGVVQVPLEGYQKSESALNITDEMSKDSFGNTWNVNSDNSKKELDSKSLSKNSGRKQKKRRKMQKGCFDRESSL, translated from the exons AGAAATGATGAAGAGGCTGTGGTGGACAGAGGTGGAACCCGGTCCATGCTGAAAACCAACTTTGAAAAGGAGGAACTCGAAG GTCACAGGACACTCTACATCGGGGTACATGTCCCCCTGGGAAGGAAGAGCCATCGGAGGCATCGGCATCATGGACATAGACACAGGAAGAGGAGCAGGGAGCGGGACTCTGGAGTGGAGGACGGAAGAGAGTCTCCCACATACA ACACGCCATCCCAGAGAGTGCAGTTCCTCCTGGGCACAGAGGATGACGATGAGGAGCACATCCCCCATGACCTCTTCACTGAGCTGGACGAGATCTGCCTGAAAGACGGAGAGGAAGCAGAGTGGAGGGAAACCGCCAG GTGGCTGAAGTTTGAGGAGGatgtggaggatggaggggagcgCTGGAGTAAGCCCTACGTGGCCACGCTGTCCCTGCACAGCCTGTTCGAGCTGCGCAGCTGCATCCTCAATGGCGTCGTGCTGCTTGACATGAGGGCCAACTCCGTGGAGGAGGTAGCAG ACATGGTGTTGGACCAGCAGGAGACCACAGGTCCACTGGgggaagaggtgaggaggaagGTGAGAGAGGCCCTCCTCAAAACGCACCATCACCAGAACCAGAAGAAGTTGGCCAACCGCATCCCCATTGTCCGCTCCTTCGCTGACATTGGCAAGAAGCAGTCCGAGCCCCACTCCATGGACAAGAACG GTCAGGCGATTTCTCCCCAGACCTCTCTGCCCGTCCCCAATGATGGCAAAGCTGAAGTGAGCAGAGAGAACAGCGCTGTGGACTTCAGTAAG ATAGACCTCCATTTCATGAAGAAGATTCCGCCGGGAGCGGAAGCGTCCAACGTGTTGGTGGGCGAGGCGGAGTTCCTAGACAAGCCTGTGGTGGCGTTTGTACGCCTCTCACCTGCGGTCATGCTCAACGGGCTGGCTGAGGTCCCCATCGTTACCAG GTTCTTGTTCATTCTGCTGGGGCCTCTTGGGAAAGGGCCACAGTACCATGAGATTGGCCGGTCCATTGCAACTCTCATGACAGACGAG GTTTTCCATGATGTCGCCTACAAAGCAAAGGACCGCAATGATCTGATTGCTGGAATCGATGAGTTCCTTGACCAAGTGACTGTCCTGCCACCGGGGGAGTGGGATCCCTCTATAAGAATAGAGCCACCAAAAAACGTACCGTCTCAA gagaagaggaggagtgcAGCACAGTGCGGCACAGACCCaggggatgaagaggaggaggacgagggacATGGGGGTCCGGAGCTGCAGCGGACAGGACG ATTCTGTGGTGGTCTCCTGTTGGACATCAAACGCAAGGCGCCACACTACCTGTCTGACTACACAGACGCTGTCAGCCTGCAGTGCTTGGCCTCCTTTCTCTTCCTGTACTGTGCATGCATGTCGCCTGTCATCACGTTCGGGGGCCTACTAGGAGAGGCAACAGAAGGACGCATA AGTGCAATCGAATCGCTTTTTGGCGCCTCAATGACGGGAATAGCCTATTCCCTGTTTGCTGGCCAGCCACTCACCATTTTGGGCAGCACAGGGCCTGTACTGGTGTTTGAGAAGATATTGTACAAATTCTGCAA GGAGTATGGATTATCCTACCTCTCACTGAGAACCTGTATAGGGCTGTGGACAGCGTTCCTCTGCCTGGTCCTAGTGGCCACAGACGCCAGCTCCCTGGTCTGTTACATCACACGCTTCACAGAGGAGGCCTTCGCCTCGCTCATCTGCATCATCTTCATCTACGAGGCCTTGGAGAAGCTCATCCACCTGGGGGAACACTACCCCATCAACATGAATAACAACCTGGACAAACTCACACAGTACTC GTGTTCATGTGTTGAACCTCCGGATCCAAGCAATGCCACCGTACGGTACTGGGAGCAGAACAACATCACTGCTTCTGAGGTGTACTGGGAGGCACTCGAGGTTAAG GACTGcatggagaaaagaggagagtttGTGGGCAGTGCCTGTGGCCCTCACGGACCCTATATTCCAGATGTTCTCTTCTGGTCCGTGGTTCTCTTCTTCTCCACTGTCTTCATGTCAGCTTTCCTCAAAGAGTTCAAGTTCAGCCGTTACTTCCCCACCAAG TTGAGAGCTGTCATCAGTGACTTTGCTGTGTTCATCACCATCTTTACCATGGTACTGGTGGACTACGCCTTAGGGGTCCCATCTCCAAAACTAAAAGTCCCCAGTGTGTTCAAG CCGACTAGAGATGACCGTGGTTGGTTGATCAGCCCGTTAGGCGGCAACCCTTGGTGGACCACCATCGTAACAGTgatccctgctctgctctgcactATCCTCATCTTCATGGACCAACAGATCACCGCTGTCATCATCAACAGGAAGGAGCACAAACTAAAG AAAGGCTGTGGGTACCATTTGGACTTGTTTGTGGTGGGTGTCATGCTGGGGGTATGTTCCATCATGGGTTTGCCCTGGTTCGTGGCTGCCACCGTGCTCTCCATCTCCCACGTCAACAGTCTGAAGCTGGAGTCGGAGTGCTCGGCCCCCGGGGAACAACCCAAGTTCCTGGGAATCCGCGAGCAGCGCTTCACTGGCCTCATGATCTTCCTACTCATGGGCTGCTCGGTGTTCATGACCTCTGTGCTCCAG TACATTCCCATGCCTGTGTTGTATGGAGTATTCCTGTACATGGGAGCATCTTCGCTCAGAGGAATACAG TTATTTGACCGTCTGAAGCTGTTTGGCATGCCAGCCAAGCACCAGCCTGACTTCATCTACCTGAGACACGTTCCCCTGAGGAAGGTCCATCTCTTCACCATCATCCAACTCAGCTGCCTGGTCATGCTCTGGGTCATCAAGACCTCCAATTATGCCATCGTCTTCCCCATGATG GTGTTGGCTCTGGTGTTCATTAGGAAACTGATGGATTGCTTCTTCACCAAGAGAGAGATGAGCTGGCTGGATGATCTAATGCCAGAGAGTAAGAAGAAGAAACTGGAGGATGCTGAAGAAGAG GAGGAGGAGCAAAGTATTTTGGGAGAGGAAGATGGAGTAGTGCAAGTGCCGTTAGAAGGATATCAAAA GAGTGAATCCGCACTCAACATCACTGATGAAATGTCCAAAGACTCTTTTGGAAACACGTGGAATGTCAACTCTGACAACTCTAAAAAAGAGCTAGACTCAAAAAG CTTATCCAAGAACAGTGGAAGGAAACAAAAGAAAAGAAGAAAGATGCAGAAGGGCTGCTTCGACAGGGAGTCAAGTTTATGA
- the LOC139546905 gene encoding sodium-driven chloride bicarbonate exchanger-like isoform X4, with product MLKTNFEKEELEGHRTLYIGVHVPLGRKSHRRHRHHGHRHRKRSRERDSGVEDGRESPTYNTPSQRVQFLLGTEDDDEEHIPHDLFTELDEICLKDGEEAEWRETARWLKFEEDVEDGGERWSKPYVATLSLHSLFELRSCILNGVVLLDMRANSVEEVADMVLDQQETTGPLGEEVRRKVREALLKTHHHQNQKKLANRIPIVRSFADIGKKQSEPHSMDKNGQAISPQTSLPVPNDGKAEVSRENSAVDFSKIDLHFMKKIPPGAEASNVLVGEAEFLDKPVVAFVRLSPAVMLNGLAEVPIVTRFLFILLGPLGKGPQYHEIGRSIATLMTDEVFHDVAYKAKDRNDLIAGIDEFLDQVTVLPPGEWDPSIRIEPPKNVPSQEKRRSAAQCGTDPGDEEEEDEGHGGPELQRTGRFCGGLLLDIKRKAPHYLSDYTDAVSLQCLASFLFLYCACMSPVITFGGLLGEATEGRISAIESLFGASMTGIAYSLFAGQPLTILGSTGPVLVFEKILYKFCKEYGLSYLSLRTCIGLWTAFLCLVLVATDASSLVCYITRFTEEAFASLICIIFIYEALEKLIHLGEHYPINMNNNLDKLTQYSCSCVEPPDPSNATVRYWEQNNITASEVYWEALEVKDCMEKRGEFVGSACGPHGPYIPDVLFWSVVLFFSTVFMSAFLKEFKFSRYFPTKLRAVISDFAVFITIFTMVLVDYALGVPSPKLKVPSVFKPTRDDRGWLISPLGGNPWWTTIVTVIPALLCTILIFMDQQITAVIINRKEHKLKKGCGYHLDLFVVGVMLGVCSIMGLPWFVAATVLSISHVNSLKLESECSAPGEQPKFLGIREQRFTGLMIFLLMGCSVFMTSVLQYIPMPVLYGVFLYMGASSLRGIQLFDRLKLFGMPAKHQPDFIYLRHVPLRKVHLFTIIQLSCLVMLWVIKTSNYAIVFPMMVLALVFIRKLMDCFFTKREMSWLDDLMPESKKKKLEDAEEEEEEQSILGEEDGVVQVPLEGYQKSESALNITDEMSKDSFGNTWNVNSDNSKKELDSKSLSKNSGRKQKKRRKMQKGCFDRESSL from the exons ATGCTGAAAACCAACTTTGAAAAGGAGGAACTCGAAG GTCACAGGACACTCTACATCGGGGTACATGTCCCCCTGGGAAGGAAGAGCCATCGGAGGCATCGGCATCATGGACATAGACACAGGAAGAGGAGCAGGGAGCGGGACTCTGGAGTGGAGGACGGAAGAGAGTCTCCCACATACA ACACGCCATCCCAGAGAGTGCAGTTCCTCCTGGGCACAGAGGATGACGATGAGGAGCACATCCCCCATGACCTCTTCACTGAGCTGGACGAGATCTGCCTGAAAGACGGAGAGGAAGCAGAGTGGAGGGAAACCGCCAG GTGGCTGAAGTTTGAGGAGGatgtggaggatggaggggagcgCTGGAGTAAGCCCTACGTGGCCACGCTGTCCCTGCACAGCCTGTTCGAGCTGCGCAGCTGCATCCTCAATGGCGTCGTGCTGCTTGACATGAGGGCCAACTCCGTGGAGGAGGTAGCAG ACATGGTGTTGGACCAGCAGGAGACCACAGGTCCACTGGgggaagaggtgaggaggaagGTGAGAGAGGCCCTCCTCAAAACGCACCATCACCAGAACCAGAAGAAGTTGGCCAACCGCATCCCCATTGTCCGCTCCTTCGCTGACATTGGCAAGAAGCAGTCCGAGCCCCACTCCATGGACAAGAACG GTCAGGCGATTTCTCCCCAGACCTCTCTGCCCGTCCCCAATGATGGCAAAGCTGAAGTGAGCAGAGAGAACAGCGCTGTGGACTTCAGTAAG ATAGACCTCCATTTCATGAAGAAGATTCCGCCGGGAGCGGAAGCGTCCAACGTGTTGGTGGGCGAGGCGGAGTTCCTAGACAAGCCTGTGGTGGCGTTTGTACGCCTCTCACCTGCGGTCATGCTCAACGGGCTGGCTGAGGTCCCCATCGTTACCAG GTTCTTGTTCATTCTGCTGGGGCCTCTTGGGAAAGGGCCACAGTACCATGAGATTGGCCGGTCCATTGCAACTCTCATGACAGACGAG GTTTTCCATGATGTCGCCTACAAAGCAAAGGACCGCAATGATCTGATTGCTGGAATCGATGAGTTCCTTGACCAAGTGACTGTCCTGCCACCGGGGGAGTGGGATCCCTCTATAAGAATAGAGCCACCAAAAAACGTACCGTCTCAA gagaagaggaggagtgcAGCACAGTGCGGCACAGACCCaggggatgaagaggaggaggacgagggacATGGGGGTCCGGAGCTGCAGCGGACAGGACG ATTCTGTGGTGGTCTCCTGTTGGACATCAAACGCAAGGCGCCACACTACCTGTCTGACTACACAGACGCTGTCAGCCTGCAGTGCTTGGCCTCCTTTCTCTTCCTGTACTGTGCATGCATGTCGCCTGTCATCACGTTCGGGGGCCTACTAGGAGAGGCAACAGAAGGACGCATA AGTGCAATCGAATCGCTTTTTGGCGCCTCAATGACGGGAATAGCCTATTCCCTGTTTGCTGGCCAGCCACTCACCATTTTGGGCAGCACAGGGCCTGTACTGGTGTTTGAGAAGATATTGTACAAATTCTGCAA GGAGTATGGATTATCCTACCTCTCACTGAGAACCTGTATAGGGCTGTGGACAGCGTTCCTCTGCCTGGTCCTAGTGGCCACAGACGCCAGCTCCCTGGTCTGTTACATCACACGCTTCACAGAGGAGGCCTTCGCCTCGCTCATCTGCATCATCTTCATCTACGAGGCCTTGGAGAAGCTCATCCACCTGGGGGAACACTACCCCATCAACATGAATAACAACCTGGACAAACTCACACAGTACTC GTGTTCATGTGTTGAACCTCCGGATCCAAGCAATGCCACCGTACGGTACTGGGAGCAGAACAACATCACTGCTTCTGAGGTGTACTGGGAGGCACTCGAGGTTAAG GACTGcatggagaaaagaggagagtttGTGGGCAGTGCCTGTGGCCCTCACGGACCCTATATTCCAGATGTTCTCTTCTGGTCCGTGGTTCTCTTCTTCTCCACTGTCTTCATGTCAGCTTTCCTCAAAGAGTTCAAGTTCAGCCGTTACTTCCCCACCAAG TTGAGAGCTGTCATCAGTGACTTTGCTGTGTTCATCACCATCTTTACCATGGTACTGGTGGACTACGCCTTAGGGGTCCCATCTCCAAAACTAAAAGTCCCCAGTGTGTTCAAG CCGACTAGAGATGACCGTGGTTGGTTGATCAGCCCGTTAGGCGGCAACCCTTGGTGGACCACCATCGTAACAGTgatccctgctctgctctgcactATCCTCATCTTCATGGACCAACAGATCACCGCTGTCATCATCAACAGGAAGGAGCACAAACTAAAG AAAGGCTGTGGGTACCATTTGGACTTGTTTGTGGTGGGTGTCATGCTGGGGGTATGTTCCATCATGGGTTTGCCCTGGTTCGTGGCTGCCACCGTGCTCTCCATCTCCCACGTCAACAGTCTGAAGCTGGAGTCGGAGTGCTCGGCCCCCGGGGAACAACCCAAGTTCCTGGGAATCCGCGAGCAGCGCTTCACTGGCCTCATGATCTTCCTACTCATGGGCTGCTCGGTGTTCATGACCTCTGTGCTCCAG TACATTCCCATGCCTGTGTTGTATGGAGTATTCCTGTACATGGGAGCATCTTCGCTCAGAGGAATACAG TTATTTGACCGTCTGAAGCTGTTTGGCATGCCAGCCAAGCACCAGCCTGACTTCATCTACCTGAGACACGTTCCCCTGAGGAAGGTCCATCTCTTCACCATCATCCAACTCAGCTGCCTGGTCATGCTCTGGGTCATCAAGACCTCCAATTATGCCATCGTCTTCCCCATGATG GTGTTGGCTCTGGTGTTCATTAGGAAACTGATGGATTGCTTCTTCACCAAGAGAGAGATGAGCTGGCTGGATGATCTAATGCCAGAGAGTAAGAAGAAGAAACTGGAGGATGCTGAAGAAGAG GAGGAGGAGCAAAGTATTTTGGGAGAGGAAGATGGAGTAGTGCAAGTGCCGTTAGAAGGATATCAAAA GAGTGAATCCGCACTCAACATCACTGATGAAATGTCCAAAGACTCTTTTGGAAACACGTGGAATGTCAACTCTGACAACTCTAAAAAAGAGCTAGACTCAAAAAG CTTATCCAAGAACAGTGGAAGGAAACAAAAGAAAAGAAGAAAGATGCAGAAGGGCTGCTTCGACAGGGAGTCAAGTTTATGA